In a single window of the Papaver somniferum cultivar HN1 chromosome 8, ASM357369v1, whole genome shotgun sequence genome:
- the LOC113304464 gene encoding uncharacterized protein LOC113304464: protein MEGELEDLEKIQIKILNRITQLEISHFPSQFSSDVSLSPSNQETESQGTTQSRLSSILRSNGVTDFLFKTVPSDYYDRPFEFRRELLNAASVHHLCKSIVLVNTQAPASVIDCSDRNNSKYYVVVVQYTARFNADSVKNFLYTLNDGKIPKKRFNLRLAPELESLKLTGYEHNGVTCVGMKTDIPVILDEAITRLDPDFFWLGGGEIELKLGIKTSEFINYVKPFVVNCSSSS from the exons ATGGAGGGTGAATTAGAGGACCTGGAGAAGATTCAAATCAAAATCCTAAATAGAATAACACAACTGGAAATATCCCATTTTCCATCTCAATTCTCCTCCGATGTTTCTCTTTCACCATCAAATCAAGAAACTGAAAGCCAGGGCACAACTCAATCACGCCTCTCTTCGATTCTCCGCAGTAACGGCGTTACAGATTTTTTGTTCAAGACAGTCCCATCTGATTATTATGATAGACCTTTTGAATTTAGAAGAGAACTTCTTAATGCCGCATCTGTCCATCATCTTTGCAAGAGCATAGTCCTG GTGAACACGCAGGCGCCTGCTAGTGTAATTGATTGTAGTGATCGTAACAATTCAAAGTACTATGTGGTTGTCGTTCAG TATACTGCTAGATTCAATGCTGATTCTGTGAAGAATTTTCTGTACACGCTCAATGATGGCAAGATACCTAAAAAGAGATTCAACT TGAGGCTTGCACCTGAGTTGGAGTCTTTGAAATTGACTGGATACGAGCACAATGGGGTGACATGTGTTGGCATGAAAACAGACATTCCG GTGATTTTGGATGAGGCAATCACAAGGCTAGATCCGGATTTCTTTTGGTTAGGAGGTGGAGAAATCGAGCTTAAGCTAGGGATTAAGACCTCTGAATTCATTAACTATGTTAAACCTTTTGTAGTCAACTGTAGCAGTAGCTCTTAG
- the LOC113306960 gene encoding uncharacterized protein LOC113306960 has protein sequence MFINYNSFLSLILLLFLSTHACTGRRLQLEEKVSNNLLSEKDIAEANTDETRTRTRTVDKLMNNVNDQEKGRQETAASKESKMMDESSGGIQGGRTMQKPKNRKLADDGDDDLLVNHVQESHKKKISGSGKISGSLGVSAKSIEVMERPSQSQSMQGFGSHVTNQKRESNVIGKGENPVVVMSDYAEAHRRPPIHNLSP, from the exons ATGTTCATCAACTACAATTCCTTCCTTTCTCTTATCTTGCTCTTATTTCTGTCAACGCATGCATGCACTGGCCGTCGTCTCCAACTCGAAGAGAAAGTGTCTAACAATCTTCTCTCTGAAAAG GATATAGCGGAAGCCAATACTGATGAAACAAGAACCAGAACCAGAACAGTAGACAAACTGATGAATAATGTCAATGACCAAGAAAAAGGACGTCAAGAGACTGCTGCAAGCAAAGAAAGCAAAATGATGGACGAAAGCAGTGGAGGAATTCAAGGAGGTCGCACTATGCAAAAGCCAAAGAACCGTAAACTAgctgatgatggtgatgatgatctaCTGGTTAATCACGTCCAAGAATCACATAAAAAGAAAATTTCAG GAAGTGGGAAAATTTCAGGGTCTTTGGGAGTGTCAGCTAAAAGTATAGAG GTAATGGAGCGTCCATCTCAATCTCAATCCATGCAAGGATTTGGTTCCCATGTCACAAATCAAAAGAGAGAAAGCAATGTCATTGGAAAGGGAGAAAACCCGGTTGTGGTCATGTCTGATTACGCCGAAGCTCATCGGAGACCGCCCATTCACAATTTATCTCCCTAA